Proteins encoded within one genomic window of Haematobia irritans isolate KBUSLIRL chromosome 5, ASM5000362v1, whole genome shotgun sequence:
- the Nrk gene encoding neurospecific receptor kinase — MRGGGLRWWYRGRNATSLPFLHHVRKKNLCFDHKCSVNSLSPYICIMLAISLGVIHCTNAISVTISNTDEDVLNTASSVHHHHGRPLRQQRETRNKEERGYCAPYHGKICKNLISSQVWYSRDDPTGGWKNEQITTALWEELITDLNGLCRNAAEKLLCAYAFPRCVMENGKSIKLPLCYEDCMATHLQYCYNDWVLIEEKKERHMYIKSRGHFRLPNCSNLPKYNSTAEKPTCSYVGLTEIDENEATYDCRNGNGRYYVGTVNVTKSGIPCQRWDTQHPHKHIQPPLIFPQIEEGENYCRNAGGEEPYPWCYTIDENVRWQHCDIPLCPDYFDPTLNEIEPIQMETFFTPYIIFVIAGFGFVAIVCLHLIILLLYKILKHKEFQTRQAQQQQQLAANQNPSNDCNRTNLTNPGDCNISSSRETLGSNAISHHNKFGTIKSVVTVHHGNIIEPPPKPKLNTKLEKLEYPRADVVYVRSLGQGAFGRVFQAKAPGLVPGQDDLLVAVKMLKDDASDQMQMDFEREACLLAEFDHPNIVKLLGVCALGRPMCLLFEFMSPGDLSEFLRSCSPYATHQIYHRDPLHEGHLLQIASQIAAGMLYLSDRKFVHRDLATRNCLINENMVVKIADFGLSHKIYLQDYYKGDENDVIPIRWMPLECILYNKFSIESDVWAYGVCLWEVFSFALQPYFGMTHEEVIKYIKDGNVLSCPDNTPLSVYALMRRCWNRKPSDRPSFSEINHCIQHSIAEYEYKTTLGIGK, encoded by the exons ATGAGAGGTGGGGGTTTAAGATGGTGGTATAGAGGAAGAAATGCGACCTCTTTGCCATTTCTTCATCATGTAAGAAAAAAGAATCTATGTTTTGACCACAAATGCTCCGTAAACTCGCTGTCACCGTATATCTGTATAATGTTGGCGATTTCGCTAGGAGTTATTCATTGTACGAATGCCATTTCGGTTACAATTAGCAATACTGATGAAGATGTATTAAACACTGCCTCATCCGTCCATCATCATCATGGCCGTCCACTTAGACAACAAAGAGAAACACGAAATAAAGAAGAACGGGGTTATTGTGCTCCCTATCATGGAAAGATATGTAAGAATCTCATATCTTCGCAAGTGTGGTATAGTCGAGATGATCCAACTGGAGGTTGGAAAAATGAACAGATAACAACAGCTCTATGGGAGGAGCTCATAACGGATTTAAATGGCCTTTGTCGCAATGCGGCTGAG AAACTTTTATGTGCTTATGCCTTTCCTCGTTGTGTCATGGAAAATGGTAAATCCATTAAATTACCCTTATGCTATGAGGATTGTATGGCTACCCACTTACAATATTGTTACAATGATTGGGTCCTAATCGAGGAGAAAAAGGAACGTCATATGTATATCAAGAGTAGAGGTCATTTTCGTTTGCCAAATTGTTCGAATTTACCAAAATACAATAGCACTGCCGAAAAACCCACCTGTTCTTATGTTGGTCTCACTGAAATCGATGAAAATGAAGCCACAT atGATTGTCGTAATGGTAATGGCCGCTACTATGTGGGTACTGTTAATGTCACAAAATCAGGAATTCCCTGCCAAAGATGGGATACCCAACATCCTCATAAACACATACAACCACCGTTAATATTTCCACAAATTGAGGAAGGAGAGAATTATTGTCGTAATGCTGGTGGAGAGGAACCATATCCATGGTGTTATACTATAGATGAAAATGTCCGTTGGCAACATTGTGATATTCCATTATgcc CCGATTATTTTGATCCGACCCTGAATGAAATCGAACCCATACaaatggaaacattttttacacCCTACATCATATTTGTAATAGCTGGTTTTGGCTTTGTGGCTATTGTTTGTCTGCATTTAATCATATTGCTACTCTATAAAATTCTCAAACACAAAGAATTCCAGACAAGACaagcacaacaacaacaacaattggcTGCCAATCAAAATCCCTCCAATGATTGTAAtcgaacaaatttaacaaatcctGGCGATTGTAATATATCATCGAGTCGTGAGACTTTAGGATCGAATGCCATATCTCATCATaataaatttggtacaattaagAGTGTGGTAACTGTACATCATGGCAATATCATCGAACCACCGCCTAAACCAAAACTAAATactaaattggaaaaattggaaTATCCCCGCGCAGATGTGGTATATGTGCGATCATTGGGTCAAGGAGCTTTTGGCAGAGTATTTCAG gctaaAGCTCCTGGTTTAGTACCTGGCCAAGATGACCTTTTGGTGGCGGTAAAGATGTTAAAGGATGATGCCAGTGATCAAATGCAAATGGATTTTGAACGTGAAGCTTGCTTACTAGCCGAATTCGATCATCCGAATATAGTGAAACTATTGGGTGTATGTGCTCTGGGCAGACCCATGTGtttattatttgaatttatGTCACCAGGAGATCTCAGTGAATTCTTACGCTCTTGCTCACCATATGCCACCCATCAAATATATCATCGTGACCCCTTACACGAAGGACATCTTTTACAAATTGCATCACAAATAGCAGCCGGTATGCTTTACCTGTCCGATCGGAAATTTGTTCATCGTGATTTGGCCACACGCAATTGTTTGATCAATGAAAATATGGTTGTAAAAATAGCTGATTTTGGTCTTTCGCACAAGATTTATTTACAAGATTACTATAAAGGCGATGAAAATGATGTTATACCCATACGTTGGATGCCCCTGGAATGtattttgtataataaattctccatagaatcgGATGTCTGGGCCTATGGTGTGTGTTTGTGGGAGGTATTCTCATTTGCCCTACAACCCTATTTCGGTATGACCCATGAGGAGGTTATAAAATACATTAAAGATGGTAATGTTCTAAGTTGTCCCGACAATACACCATTATCGGTGTATGCTCTGATGAGGCGTTGCTGGAATCGTAAACCGAGTGATAGGCCCAGTTTTAGTGAGATCAATCATTGTATACAACATAGTATAGCCGAATATGAATATAAAACTACTTTGGgaattggaaaataa
- the ND-MWFE gene encoding NADH dehydrogenase (ubiquinone) MWFE subunit gives MWFEVLPSAAIITVALSIPTYAMYGLHKLVLGNAYRRNLDERFDRVMYLRDRRLTDNPYNMNGLEQIPDK, from the exons ATGTGGTTCGAAGTCTTACCTTCTGCTGCCATCATCACTGTGGCTTTGTCCATACCCACATACGCTATGTATGGTCTACATAAGCTGGTTTTGGGCAAT GCCTACCGTCGGAACTTGGATGAAAGATTCGATCGTGTTATGTACTTGCGCGATAGAAGACTAACTGATAATCCCTATAACATGAAT GGTTTGGAGCAAATTCccgataaataa